Proteins co-encoded in one Quercus robur chromosome 8, dhQueRobu3.1, whole genome shotgun sequence genomic window:
- the LOC126696070 gene encoding uncharacterized protein LOC126696070 — protein sequence MSTSGLRRTTSKERGRPKCLYYQYHQGHGHTIKDCRTLHDHLEQLVKVKKLKQFMHQPFGQGSQVGSGYQREAISKPPLGTINVILAIPSQTKSHTSEVMSIAARQDTEEQVHESKWVKIEVRPTLGFFDKDKIETYQPHDNALVVTLLIGGYDVKRVLVNQGSEVEIMYPDLYKRLNLKLEDLLRYDYPLVGFDRKIVIPKGMIKLPVQTRAKIVEMDFIVVDAFSPYTTILAKSWLHTMGAMSSTLHIKVKNPMGASWRVGRKSGNG from the coding sequence ATGAGCACAAGTGGGTTAAGGAGGACCACCAGCAAGGAAAGGGGAAGGCCAAAATGTCTTTACTATCAATACCATCAAGGTCATGGGCATACAATCAAGGATTGTAGAACTCTCCATGACCATTTGGAGCAATTGGTTAAAGTCAAAAAGCTGAAACAATTCATGCACCAGCCCTTTGGGCAGGGAAGCCAAGTAGGGTCGGGATACCAAAGAGAGGCTATATCAAAGCCCCCCTTGGGAACCATCAATGTTATTCTCGCCATCCCAAGCCAGACCAAAAGTCATACGTCCGAGGTCATGTCCATAGCGGCAAGGCAAGATACCGAGGAACAGGTCCATGAATCCAAGTGGGTTAAGATAGAAGTTCGGCCAACCCTGGGTTTTTTTGACAAGGACAAGATTGAGACTTATCAACCCCATGACAATGCCTTAGTGGTAACCCTCCTTATTGGAGGGTATGACGTAAAAAGGGTTCTAGTCAATCAAGGAAGCGAGGTTGAAATCATGTATCCCGACCTGTATAAAAGGTTGAATTTAAAGCTCGAGGACTTACTTAGATATGACTATCCTCTAGTAGGGTTTGATAGGAAGATAGTCATCCCCAAGGGCATGATCAAGTTGCCTGTGCAGACAAGGGCTAAGATAGTTGAAATGGATTTCATAGTGGTTGATGCCTTTTCCCCTTACACCACTATTTTGGCAAAATCGTGGCTTCACACCATGGGAGCTATGTCTTCTACTCTGCACATAAAGGTGAAGAACCCCATGGGGGCAAGTTGGAGAGTTGGTAGGAAGTCAGGCAATGGCTAG
- the LOC126696071 gene encoding uncharacterized protein LOC126696071 yields the protein MEDLANTWNRLSLSDREQKGYVLRSDHRTGEYLLAAKFLTPRFLIMNAVAKTFKQLWRSTNGFKIRHLGDHKVLFVFDNLPDVHDIPLRFMTKEMAKCLCETVGEVRKSTGAVDDEGGHFMRVHVTIDLTLPLCRGRVITLVDGGKSWVAFKYERLPNFCYWCGRLTHDDKNCDLWIQSKGTLKVENQQFNSSLRVALYTTAGKDVIFVPGYYEDRVKRVQQSPVVPVVSSAEMVMEETPAMESQPILETEKSGGEINLESPSFPNPSKCNDLFSAVLHNIDKGLSKFDSSNLELGGNSKSEATKSPPPSDLSSLKECVTKLPTSQSRDSFIPHMPPVLMSTALTDVPISISTEVPALKKSTWKRLVQADPRVKSNWDKPIQPKRSFNSLDVPNELPCKRRLVSHQEEVHCDILAKKHVVSKINQGGGLVLMWKSDFDISVTSSSLNHIDVVINAGKTNSWRFTGFYGYPETQRHHESWTKLKHLNLCSSLPWLCAGDFNEIAKSHEKLGGHARPENQMKEFRDTLDECSFTDLGYEGPKFMWFKRLSGGITVWEHLDRAVANPEWLTLFPGSSVQHLDSVFSDHKPIIIHPNGIQARSWRPWRFEQVWLKDEMCHSTVESAWSPAIFSPFPMSVIEGNLVQCQSKLRLWSKTSFGNINLALIEKKNLVKKVEEEAERDQNTRYFHGKTSQRFRRNSVKRLGDSNGVWCNGDEKVAGLFIDYFNDLFTSSNPSHIGEVLESVSWVITEQMNSDLLRVFTRQEVDMALKQMAPLKAPGPDGMPPIFYQHYWSSIGKDVSCAVLSCLNSGTIPASLNHTYITLVPKSKCPELVTEFRPISLCNILYKLISKVLANQLRSLLPLVVSETQSAFQSDKAISDNILVAFETLHHMKTKKYGRGGFMAMKLDMSKAYDRVELTFLESIMLKMGFHEKWVGMVMATVKTVSYSILVNGEPRGNIQPTRGIRQGDPLSPYLFLLCSEGLNGLLKKAINGGNIRGFSLCKYGPQISHLFFADDSLIFCRAKLGDVQAVQNALALYELASGQKVNSQKTNLFFGKSVSNATKNTLKDFLGVPEIKEYESYLGLLAVVGRKKKESLVYIKERIWGKLQGWKEKLLSQSKREVLLKAVVQAIPTFAMGCFKLPLSLYHDIEVMIKNFFWGQQGERRTIHWKKWETLCLSKEEGGLNFKDLSKFNEAMLAKQVWHLIHDKESLFYRVFKAKFFPSGDIFSAQLKSGSYAWRSILGARKLVAAGARWRIGNGLTTRVYSDCWLPGGGSGRITSPLSEIPADAIVADLLEVESSWWNGVLIDRNFLPFEAQKIKSIPVCITPQEDILIWPKTRDGNYSVKSGYKLLQELEISELASSSDSGENKKFWFGLWKMKVPNKLKTFAWRACTNSLPTLDNLVKRKIVSSLICPRCAMQNSHGVDLFITHCWFLWNQRNKSRVEEAVTPLEKLSDLAQQYLQEFQQSRSKPVVKQPPKQNIWKPPDPSTLKTNFDGAIFEELDAAGVGVVFRNSSGELLVALSKIIPLPLSILALETIAARRAVTFLHKLSLGSSIFEGDSETSILAIKNQCFHHLVVGHLVRDIISSASSLQYFSFAHTRRQGNGLAHALARRARLSFPVSIWKESVPPDILKHFLSDLLAIK from the exons ATGGAGGACTTAGCAAACACATGGAACAGACTTTCTTTGTCGGATAGGGAGCAAAAGGGCTACGTCCTCCGATCTGATCATCGCACGGGGGAATATTTGTTGGCTGCTAAATTTTTAACCCCCCGCTTTCTGATCATGAATGCAGTTGCTAAAACCTTCAAGCAACTCTGGAGGTCAACAAATGGTTTTAAGATCAGGCATCTTGGGGATCATAAAGTTCTCTTTGTCTTTGACAATCTCCCTGAT GTTCATGATATACCCCTACGTTTTATGACTAAGGAAATGGCTAAGTGCCTATGTGAAACAGTTGGGGAGGTCAGAAAATCTACAGGTGCCGTTGATGATGAAGGAGGTCATTTTATGAGGGTCCATGTTACTATTGATTTAACCCTACCTCTTTGTCGTGGAAGGGTGATTACTCTTGTGGATGGTGGCAAATCCTGGGTGGCTTTCAAGTATGAGAGGTTGCCAAATTTTTGTTACTGGTGCGGGCGACTAACTCATGATGACAAAAATTGCGATCTCTGGATCCAAAGTAAGGGTACTCTTAAAGTTGAAAATCAACAATTCAACTCAAGTTTGAGGGTAGCACTGTATACAACAGCGGGTAAAGATGTTATTTTCGTGCCTGGGTATTATGAAGATCGGGTAAAGAGAGTTCAACAGTCTCCTGTTGTCCCTGTGGTTAGTTCGGCGGAGATGGTGATGGAGGAAACTCCGGCGATGGAATCTCAGCCAATTTTGGAAACCGAAAAATCTGGGGGTGAA ATAAATTTGGAATCTCCTAGTTTTCCGAACCCCAGTAAATGCAATGATTTATTCTCGGCTGTCCTCCACAATATTGACAAGGGATTATCAAAGTTTGATTCCTCAAATCTCGAGTTGGGAGGAAATTCAAAATCTGAAGCTACAAAAAGTCCACCCCCATCTGATCTTTCTAGCCTCAAGGAGTGTGTTACTAAGTTACCCACATCCCAGTCACGTGACTCTTTTATTCCTCATATGCCTCCTGTTTTGATGAGTACGGCACTAACAGATGTCCCTATTTCGATCTCTACTGAGGTTCCAGCACTTAAAAAGAGTACTTGGAAAAGGTTAGTTCAAGCTGACCCACGGGTGAAATCCAACTGGGATAAGCCTATCCAACCAAAACGTTCCTTTAATTCTCTGGATGTTCCTAATGAATTACCATGCAAGCGTCGTCTGGTTTCTCATCAAGAAGAGGTTCACTGTGATATATTGGCAAAG AAACACGTTGTATCAAAAATCAACCAGGGTGGCGGTTTGGTTCTCATGTGGAAATCGGATTTTGATATCTCTGTCACTTCTTCCTCTCTTAATCACATAGACGTTGTGATCAATGCTGGTAAGACAAACTCTTGGCGCTTTACAGGATTTTATGGTTATCCGGAAACTCAGAGACATCATGAATCCTGGACTAAACTGAAACATCTCAACCTCTGCTCTTCTTTGCCATGGCTGTGCGCGGGAGATTTCAATGAGATTGCTAAGTCTCATGAGAAGTTGGGTGGTCATGCTAGGCCAGAGAATCAGATGAAAGAGTTTCGTGATACTCTAGATGAATGTAGTTTCACTGACTTGGGTTATGAGGGGCCAAAGTTCATGTGGTTTAAGCGTCTGTCTGGGGGTATCACAGTGTGGGAGCATTTGGATAGGGCTGTTGCAAATCCAGAGTGGCTCACTCTCTTCCCAGGCTCATCAGTCCAGCACCTAGATTCCGTATTCTCTGACCATAAACCGATCATTATTCACCCTAATGGCATTCAAGCTCGTTCCTGGAGACCATGGAGATTTGAACAGGTTTGGTTAAAGGATGAGATGTGTCATTCTACAGTGGAATCTGCTTGGTCCCCAGCTATCTTCTCCCCTTTTCCGATGTCAGTGATAGAAGGAAATCTGGTACAATGTCAATCTAAGTTACGTCTGTGGAGTAAGacgtcttttgggaacatcaaTCTAGCTCTTATCGAAAAGAAAAATCTAGTGAAGAAGGTTGAAGAGGAGGCT GAAAGGGACCAAAACACAAGGTATTTCCATGGTAAGACCTCTCAACGCTTTAGGCGTAATTCTGTAAAACGGCTCGGGGATTCAAATGGAGTTTGGTGCAACGGTGATGAGAAAGTGGCAGGTCTCTTCATTGATTACTTCAATGATCTTTTTACTTCCTCAAACCCGAGTCATATTGGTGAAGTTCTTGAATCAGTATCTTGGGTTATCACTGAGCAAATGAATTCAGATTTGTTGAGGGTCTTCACCAGGCAAGAAGTTGACATGGCTCTTAAACAAATGGCCCCCTTGAAGGCCCCGGGCCCCGATGGCATGCCACCCATTTTTTATCAACATTATTGGAGTTCCATTGGTAAGGATGTCTCCTGTGCAGTGTTATCTTGTTTAAATTCAGGTACTATCCCAGCTAGCTTAAATCATACTTACATTACTCTTGTGCCTAAATCTAAATGTCCGGAATTAGTTACGGAATTTAGACCTATTTCTCTCTGTAACATCCTCTATAAATTAATATCCAAAGTATTAGCTAACCAATTAAGAAGTTTGTTGCCTCTTGTTGTATCTGAAACTCAGAGTGCTTTCCAATCGGATAAAGCTATTTCGGATAATATCCTAGTTGCTTTCGAAACTCTTCATCATATGAAGACGAAGAAGTATGGTAGAGGAGGTTTCATGGCTATGAAGttggatatgagtaaggcttaCGATAGGGTGGAATTGACCTTCCTCGAGAGCATTATGTTGAAAATGGGCTTTCATGAGAAATGGGTGGGAATGGTGATGGCCACAGTGAAAACTGTTTCCTATTCTATCTTGGTAAATGGCGAACCTCGTGGGAATATCCAACCAACTAGAGGGATTAGACAAGGAGATCCTTTATCCCCCTATTTATTCTTGCTTTGTTCTGAAGGGCTCAATGGTTTACTCAAAAAAGCTATTAATGGTGGTAATATTCGAGGATTCTCTTTATGTAAGTATGGTCCACAAATctctcatcttttctttgcGGATGATAGCTTGATTTTTTGTCGAGCTAAATTGGGTGACGTGCAAGCGGTCCAAAATGCCCTAGCTTTGTATGAATTGGCTTCTGGACAAAAGGTCAATAGCCAAAAGACCAACTTGTTCTTTGGGAAATCAGTCTCGAATGCAACTAAAAACACTTTGAAAGATTTTTTGGGAGTTCCGGAAATAAAGGAGTATGAGAGTTATTTAGGACTTCTAGCAGTTgtggggaggaaaaaaaaagagagcctGGTTTATATAAAGGAAAGGATTTGGGGTAAACTtcaagggtggaaggagaaaCTTTTGTCTCAATCCAAGAGAGAGGTCCTTTTGAAAGCAGTTGTCCAAGCCATCCCAACCTTTGCTATGGGTTGTTTTAAGTTGCCATTAAGCCTCTACCACGATATTGAGGTTatgataaaaaatttcttttggggGCAGCAAGGTGAAAGGCGGACGATCCATTGGAAGAAGTGGGAAACTCTTTGTCTATCCAAGGAAGAAGGTGGGTTAAATTTTAAAGATTTGAGCAAATTCAATGAAGCCATGTTAGCAAAGCAGGTTTGGCATTTGATTCATGACAAGGAATCCCTTTTTTATCGGGTTTTCAAGGCGAAATTTTTCCCTTCGGGTGACATCTTTTCAGCCCAATTAAAATCTGGATCCTATGCATGGCGTAGCATTCTTGGTGCTAGGAAGTTAGTGGCTGCTGGGGCTAGGTGGAGAATCGGTAATGGTCTAACAACCCGAGTATATTCTGATTGCTGGCTTCCAGGTGGTGGTTCGGGTAGGATCACTTCCCCTTTGTCAGAGATTCCAGCAGATGCAATAGTTGCTGATCTTTTGGAGGTTGAGTCGAGTTGGTGGAATGGCGTGTTGATTGACAGAAACTTCCTGCCTTTTGAAGCTCAAAAGATAAAATCCATCCCAGTTTGTATCACCCCTCAGgaagatattttaatttggcCAAAAACAAGGGATGGGAATTACTCTGTTAAATCGGGTTACAAGCTTCTTCAAGAACTGGAAATCAGTGAGCTGGCTTCTTCGTCGGATTctggggaaaataaaaaattttggtttggtttgtggAAAATGAAGGTTCCAAATAAGTTGAAAACTTTTGCTTGGAGAGCTTGCACTAACTCTCTTCCTACGTTGGATAATTTAGTGAAGAGAAAGATTGTCTCATCACTTATATGCCCCAG GTGTGCAATGCAGAATTCCCATGGAGTAGATTTGTTCATCACGCACTGTTGGTTCTTGTGGAATCAACGGAACAAAAGCAGAGTTGAGGAGGCAGTAACGCCACTGGAAAAACTGTCGGACCTGGCCCAACAATATCTCCAGGAATTCCAGCAATCCCGTAGCAAACCTGTCGTCAAGCAACCTCCAAAACAGAATATCTGGAAACCACCAGACCCGAGTACTTTGAAGACAAACTTTGACGGTGCTATTTTTGAAGAATTGGACGCAGCAGGTGTTGGTGTCGTTTTTCGTAATTCCTCGGGAGAACTACTAGTAGCCCTATCTAAGATCATTCCTCTGCCATTATCTATTCTTGCTCTGGAAACAATTGCAGCGCGAAGAGCAGTCACCTTCCTGCACAAGCTCAGTTTGGGCAGCTCTATTTTTGAAGGGGATTCTGAAACTTCTATACTGGCAATTAAAAATCAGTGTTTTCATCATCTTGTAGTGGGTCATTTGGTCAGGGACATTATTTCTTCAGCTAGTTCTTTACAGTATTTTTCTTTCGCTCACACTCGTAGGCAAGGTAATGGTTTGGCTCATGCCTTAGCTCGTAGAGCAAGATTGTCTTTTCCTGTTTCTATCTGGAAGGAGTCTGTTCCTCCAGATATCCTTAAGCATTTTCTTTCTGACTTATTAGCAATAAAATAG